The following proteins are encoded in a genomic region of Sphingobacteriales bacterium:
- a CDS encoding SAM-dependent methyltransferase, translating into MSAILYLLPNLISQSIENSGIPEYNYQVIRKLKHFIVESRKPVNHLLKLAGVKTPFEGINFYEYNEHSNENEIEGIIIPLLKGEDMGLVSDAGYPAIADPGEKIILAAHHHHIRVVPLSGPSSILLALTASGLNAEQFVFHGYLPVKPHQRKLFLQKIENESFKSGYTQIFMDTPYRNQAVFKELIAILKPETWLCVAMELFGNTEKINTLPVKEWKKLSFQPEKKNVVFLLNAGKSSQSS; encoded by the coding sequence ATGAGTGCTATCCTTTACTTGTTGCCTAATCTGATTTCCCAATCAATTGAAAATTCCGGCATTCCTGAATATAACTATCAGGTTATCCGTAAGTTAAAACATTTTATTGTTGAAAGCAGAAAACCTGTGAATCATCTGCTCAAGCTGGCCGGAGTGAAAACACCTTTTGAAGGAATAAATTTTTACGAATACAATGAACACAGCAATGAAAATGAAATTGAAGGTATCATCATACCGTTGTTAAAGGGAGAAGATATGGGACTCGTGAGTGATGCAGGATACCCTGCAATAGCTGATCCGGGAGAAAAAATCATTCTTGCCGCCCATCATCATCATATCCGGGTAGTTCCCCTAAGCGGTCCGTCTTCCATTCTGCTTGCATTGACAGCTTCCGGCCTTAATGCTGAACAATTTGTTTTTCATGGCTACTTGCCTGTTAAACCCCACCAAAGAAAGCTTTTTTTACAAAAAATTGAAAATGAATCATTTAAATCTGGTTATACGCAGATTTTTATGGACACTCCCTACCGGAATCAGGCGGTTTTCAAAGAGCTAATAGCTATACTCAAGCCGGAAACATGGCTCTGCGTGGCCATGGAATTATTTGGTAATACTGAGAAAATCAACACCCTACCTGTAAAAGAATGGAAAAAACTCAGTTTTCAGCCTGAAAAGAAAAATGTTGTATTTTTACTGAATGCAGGCAAATCCTCTCAAAGCTCATAA
- a CDS encoding HAD family phosphatase: MAIIKNLFFDFGGVLYRIEPERTLEALGRLQIPVADWLNQKENIFFRFEKGEISSADFIRFLQMSSPFQPDEDEIVEAFTALLIELPLENLRMLIRLARHYNCFLVSNTCEIHYQKFSKQIYSSHLKKRFYDLFLKEYYSFELGLRKPEPELYSFILRDSGKKPEESLFIDDDEKNIIAAKNAGFLTFHFGNEGFWHELIHKFNLLI, from the coding sequence ATGGCGATTATAAAAAATTTGTTTTTTGATTTTGGTGGCGTTTTGTACAGAATTGAACCGGAAAGGACTCTTGAGGCTTTGGGCAGGCTTCAGATTCCTGTTGCCGACTGGCTGAACCAAAAGGAGAATATTTTTTTCAGGTTTGAAAAAGGAGAAATAAGTTCTGCAGATTTTATTCGTTTTTTACAGATGAGCAGCCCGTTTCAGCCTGATGAAGACGAAATTGTGGAGGCTTTTACCGCCCTTTTAATCGAATTGCCCCTCGAAAACCTGAGAATGCTGATTCGTCTTGCCCGCCATTATAACTGCTTTCTGGTGTCGAACACCTGCGAAATACATTATCAAAAATTCAGTAAACAGATTTATTCCTCTCATCTGAAAAAGCGCTTTTATGACCTCTTTCTGAAAGAATATTATTCATTTGAATTAGGCCTCCGCAAACCTGAGCCGGAATTGTACAGTTTTATCCTTCGTGATTCAGGCAAAAAACCTGAAGAATCGCTGTTTATTGACGATGATGAAAAAAATATCATAGCAGCTAAAAATGCAGGTTTTCTGACATTTCACTTTGGAAATGAAGGCTTTTGGCATGAACTTATCCATAAGTTTAACCTTTTAATCTGA